The genomic segment TCGGCGAACTTGGCGCCCGCCTCCTCCTTGCCGTCCTTCACCTTGGCGGCCAGCCGGCCCCGCACCCACATCCGCTCGCGCAGCTCGCCGATCAGGTCGGCGTCCTCCGAGAACCGCTCGGTGAGGATCGCCCGGGCACCGTCCAGCGCGGCCTGCGGATCGGCGACGCCCTTGTCGGCGTCCACGAACGCCGACGCGGCGGCCAGCGGCTCGACCGTCGGATCGCCGAGCAGGCCCTCGGCCAGCGGCTCCAGACCGGCCTCGCGGGCGATCTGCGCCTTCGTACGCCGCTTCGGCTTGAAGGGGAGGTAGATGTCCTCCAGCCGCGCCTTGGTCTCGGCACCACGGATCCGGGCCTCGACCTCGGGCGTCAACTTGCCCTGCTCGCGCACCGACTCGAGGATCGCCGTCCGCCGCTCCTCCAGCTCCCGCAGATAGCGCAGCCGTTCGTCGAGGGTGCGCAGCTGCGCGTCGTCGAGCATCTCGGTCGCTTCCTTGCGGTAGCGAGCGATGAAGGGCACGGTCGAACCGCCGTCGAGCAGCTCCACCGCGGCCCTGACCTGCCGCTCCTGTACGCCGAGCTCCTCGGCGATCCTGCCTTCGATGGACCCTACGAGGGGTGTCGTCACGATCCCGTACCGCCTTCTCCACTGGGGTTGCGCGGCAATTGTGGCAGGTGGCACCGACAGCGGGGGCCAGGGCGTGAGACTCGTACGGTCGGCTTCGGACAGACGGGGAGCCGGACGCGTGGTCGCGTCCGGCTCCGAAGGTCGCGGCCCGGAGTCCTCAGGCCCGACGGGCCCGTCCGGTGCGGCGCGTCGAACTCGACGCGCCCCCGAAGAGGCGGGCCACGGCCCGGAACGGCAGCGTGACCACGGTCGCGACGGCCCCACCGATCTGCCGCAACACGTCTGCGATCGCACGGAACACGTATTTCCCCTTTCGTCTCCCGGCTGGCTGGGCCAGGAACGATCGGGTACCGCGCCCCGCACCGTTCATACCTGAACCGATCCGATCAGCGCTTGCCGATCATCCCCGCCGGGAACGCCCCCGCGCCGACCATCGTCGTCACCAGGCCCGTCATCAGCTCGGTGAGGCGCTCCACCCCGGCCGCGCCCAGATGCTCGTACGGCGCCAGGTCGAGGCGGTCCGTCGCGTCCTCGATCTCCGCGCGAAGCGCGACACCCGCCCCGGTCAGCTCGCCCTCGGCGTCGAGCAGCCCGCGTGCCCGCAGCCGCGCCCGCGCCGCGTCCCACTCGTCCCGGTTCCAGCCCCGCGTGCCGAGGACCCACTTCGGGGACATGCCCTTGCCGGTCGCGGTGTGGCTGGCCAGCGCCTCGACCGGGTCGAGGCCGGCGTCGAGGAGCGCCGCGAGATGCCCGTCGCCCCGGTGCTCGCGCAGCAGCGTGGTCGCGTGCCAGAGCGCGAGATGGGGGCGCTCGGGTACGGGGAGATCGGAGTGCGCGGCGTACAGGGGGCGTGCGGTCCTCGTGCACGCCTCCGCGGCGCGCAGCGCCAGCTCCGCCGCCTCGGCGACCTCCTCGGAGGCGAGCAGCTCCTCGCCGAGCAAGCGTCGCAGCGTGGCGTCGACGGCCCGCTCCCGTGCCGCCAGCACCACCGACGGGGACGCCGCCTCCCACACGGCGGGCACATGCCTCGCCACCAGTTCGTACCGGAAGTTGAAGAACGTCGCCGTCACCACGCCCGGGCCGACCCCGCCCATCGGCGCGGCCCGCACCGCGAAGTACGCCGCCCCGGAGTCCTCCACCCCCACGGCGGCCAGCTCCGACCCGAGGTCCGGCGAGAAGTAGTGCGCGGAGTGGTACGGATTCAGGAAGCTGTAGCAGCGCCGCCCGGCGCGCTCCGGAAGAGAAGAGGTCATGCCCGGCACGTTACCGACTGGTCGGTTGGTGCGAGGAAGGCGGGCCCCGAGCCGAGCGGGAACCCCACCGCCCCAGGCGGCGGCCCGTACGGCTCCGTGGCAGGAAAGGTGGGGTACTCGTCATTGCGGACACGGTCCGGCCGCCCAAGAATCGAGGCATGCGAACCGTCCTGGTCGTCCTCTTCGACGGCGTACAGAGCCTCGACGTCACGGGCCCGATGGAGGTCTTCGCCGGCGCGGAGCAGCACACACCGGGGACGTACCGCATCGGCACGGCCTCCCCGGACGGCTCTCCCGTGCGCACCTCCAGCGGCCTCACCCTCGTCCCGGACCACACCCTCGCCGGCGCCCCCGCCCCGCACACCCTGCTCGTCCCGGGCGGCCAGGGCACCAGGAACCCTGCCCCCGAGATCGTCGACTGGCTGCGTGAGCACGGCCCGCGCGCGGAGCGTCTGGTCTCGGTCTGCACCGGCGCGATCCTGCTCGCCGAGGCGGGCCTCCTGGACGGCCGCAGGGCGACCACGCACTGGGCGTACTGCGACACGCTGGCCCGCCACCACCCGGCGATCGAGGTCGACCCGGACCCGATCTTCATCCGCGACGGGCACATCGCCACCTCCGCCGGGGTCACCTCCGGCATCGACCTGGCCCTCGCGCTCGTCGAGGAGGACATCGGCCGCGAGGCCGCCCTCGCCATCGCCCGCCATCTCGTCGTCTTCCTGCGCCGCCCGGGGAACCAGGCCCAGTTCAGCGCCCAGCTCGCCGCCCAGACCGCGCAGCGGCGACCACTGCGCGAGGTCCAGCAGTGGATCACCGAGCATCCCGGCGACGACCTGAGCGTCGAGCACCTGGCAGCCCGCGCCCGGCTCTCGCCCCGCCACTTCGCCCGCTCCTTCCAGGCCGAGACGGGCATGACGCCGGGCCGGTACGTCGACCGCGTCCGCCTCGAACACGCCCGCCGTCTCCTGGAGGACACCGCCGACGGAGTTGAGGAGATCTCCCGCACCTGCGGCTACGGCACCTCCGAGGCCATGCGCCGCGCCTTCGTGAAGGCCCTCGCCACCTCCCCGGCGGAGTACCGCCGCCGCTTCCGCCCGGCTCCGACCCCGTAACACCCGGGCGCCCCGCGCGCCCCATCCACGGAAGGGAACCCCATGCAGATCGCCGTCGTCCTCTTCGACCGCTTCACCGCCCTCGACGCGGTGGGCCCCTACGAGACCCTCGGCCGCGCCCCGGACGCGGAACTGGTCTTCGTCGCCGAGCGGACCGGACCGGTCCGTACCGACCAGGGCGCCCTGGCGATCACCGCCGACAAGACCCTGGCCGAGGTGCCGAGCCCCGACATCGTGATCGTCCCCGGTGGCCCCGGCCAGAGCGCGCAGATGGAGAACGAGGCCCTCCTGGGCTGGCTGCGCACGGCCGACACCACCAGCACCTGGACGACCTCCGTGTGCACCGGCTCGCTCCTGCTCGCCGCCGCGGGCCTGCTGGAGGGCCGCCGTGCGACCTCGCACTGGCTGGCCCTCGACGAGCTGAAGCGGTTCGGGGCGGAGTCGACGGGGGAGCGGGTGGTGTTCGACGGCAAGTACGTCACCGCGGCCGGCGTCTCCTCCGGCATCGACATGGGCCTGACGCTGCTCGGCCGGATCGCGGGCGACGACCACGCACGGGCGATCCAGCTGGCGACGGAGTACGACCCGCGGCCGCCGTACGACGCGGGCTCCCCGGAGAAGGCACCCGCCCACCTCGTCGAGTGGTTCCGCGAGAACAGCCGTTTCGTCCTGCGGTGATCCCTCCGGCCGACGGGCCGGATGTCCGGCCCGGCAAGGAGGTTCAGACGTTCCAGGTGAACTTCGGCTGTCTGCGTTCCAGGAACGCGGCGACGCCCTCCGCGGTGTCGCCGCTGCCGCGCGCCTGCTCGGCCCAGTGGACGTCACGGTCGGTCCGGCCGTTCGCGAACTCCTTGGCGGCCGCCTGTGTCAGCTGGGAGCGCGAGACCAGTACCCGGGTGAACTCCGCCACACGCTCGGCGAGTTCACCCGCGCGCAGCACCTCGTCCACCAGCCCCGTGCGCAGCGCCCGCTCCGCGTCGATCAACTCGCCGGAGAACAACAGGTACTTGGCGGTACTCGGCCCCACCAGCGACACCAACCGCCGGGTGGAGGAGGCCGGGTAGACGAGCCCCAGCTTCGCGGGCGTGATCCCGAACAGCGACCCCTCCTCCGCGAACCGCAGATCGCAGGCCGCCGCCAACTGTGAGCCGCCGCCCACGCAGTGCCCGCGGATCGCCGCGAGGGTCGGCTTCGGGAAGGCGGCGAGGGCCTCCTCGGCGGTGCCCG from the Streptomyces sp. NBC_00310 genome contains:
- a CDS encoding LPFR motif small protein; protein product: MFRAIADVLRQIGGAVATVVTLPFRAVARLFGGASSSTRRTGRARRA
- a CDS encoding SCO6745 family protein, with amino-acid sequence MTSSLPERAGRRCYSFLNPYHSAHYFSPDLGSELAAVGVEDSGAAYFAVRAAPMGGVGPGVVTATFFNFRYELVARHVPAVWEAASPSVVLAARERAVDATLRRLLGEELLASEEVAEAAELALRAAEACTRTARPLYAAHSDLPVPERPHLALWHATTLLREHRGDGHLAALLDAGLDPVEALASHTATGKGMSPKWVLGTRGWNRDEWDAARARLRARGLLDAEGELTGAGVALRAEIEDATDRLDLAPYEHLGAAGVERLTELMTGLVTTMVGAGAFPAGMIGKR
- a CDS encoding GlxA family transcriptional regulator encodes the protein MRTVLVVLFDGVQSLDVTGPMEVFAGAEQHTPGTYRIGTASPDGSPVRTSSGLTLVPDHTLAGAPAPHTLLVPGGQGTRNPAPEIVDWLREHGPRAERLVSVCTGAILLAEAGLLDGRRATTHWAYCDTLARHHPAIEVDPDPIFIRDGHIATSAGVTSGIDLALALVEEDIGREAALAIARHLVVFLRRPGNQAQFSAQLAAQTAQRRPLREVQQWITEHPGDDLSVEHLAARARLSPRHFARSFQAETGMTPGRYVDRVRLEHARRLLEDTADGVEEISRTCGYGTSEAMRRAFVKALATSPAEYRRRFRPAPTP
- a CDS encoding DJ-1/PfpI family protein, encoding MQIAVVLFDRFTALDAVGPYETLGRAPDAELVFVAERTGPVRTDQGALAITADKTLAEVPSPDIVIVPGGPGQSAQMENEALLGWLRTADTTSTWTTSVCTGSLLLAAAGLLEGRRATSHWLALDELKRFGAESTGERVVFDGKYVTAAGVSSGIDMGLTLLGRIAGDDHARAIQLATEYDPRPPYDAGSPEKAPAHLVEWFRENSRFVLR
- a CDS encoding enoyl-CoA hydratase/isomerase family protein, with the translated sequence MEPQLLDTVADGVATVVVHHPAKRNAMTAGMWRALPPLLDRLAADPGVRALVLTGEGGTFCAGADISTLRESPGEAQRWAGTAEEALAAFPKPTLAAIRGHCVGGGSQLAAACDLRFAEEGSLFGITPAKLGLVYPASSTRRLVSLVGPSTAKYLLFSGELIDAERALRTGLVDEVLRAGELAERVAEFTRVLVSRSQLTQAAAKEFANGRTDRDVHWAEQARGSGDTAEGVAAFLERRQPKFTWNV